The Gemmatimonadota bacterium genome window below encodes:
- a CDS encoding tetratricopeptide repeat protein: MNRTGRGLSPWVPWLGILLIVGGCSPPDQSTQVEVMAEPVSNGDEEFRQSLFLGDQYRSSGLLGKAVEEYRKAVDLKPDDPDVYARLGFALTEMEEFEDAVKAYRRYVALRPKDCNSHASLAFSYMKQGLSDQAIVSYEHAMEL, translated from the coding sequence ATGAACAGGACTGGTCGGGGGCTCTCCCCCTGGGTGCCCTGGCTTGGGATTCTATTGATCGTGGGAGGGTGTTCCCCGCCTGACCAGAGTACTCAGGTCGAGGTCATGGCGGAGCCGGTTTCGAATGGAGACGAGGAGTTTCGCCAGAGTCTCTTTCTGGGAGATCAGTACCGATCCAGCGGACTCTTGGGCAAGGCGGTGGAGGAGTATCGCAAGGCGGTGGACCTCAAGCCGGATGATCCGGATGTCTACGCGCGTCTCGGTTTTGCGCTGACGGAAATGGAAGAGTTCGAAGACGCAGTCAAAGCGTATCGGCGTTATGTCGCCCTGCGCCCGAAGGACTGCAACAGTCACGCCAGTCTGGCCTTCTCGTACATGAAGCAGGGGCTTTCGGATCAGGCCATCGTGTCCTATGAGCACGCCATGGAGCTCTG